The Xenopus laevis strain J_2021 chromosome 5L, Xenopus_laevis_v10.1, whole genome shotgun sequence genome has a segment encoding these proteins:
- the igsf10.L gene encoding immunoglobulin superfamily member 10, whose translation MKPIDGSNPCLLGFLVTFCISFLSKCSLACPKPCACYVPTEVHCTFRYLTAIPRQINTDVERINLGYNSLRKLEETDFSGLQKLELLMLHSNEIQAIHERAFNDLSSLQVLKMSYNKVKSFHKNTFHVLKNLVRLHMDHNKLEFINPESFYGLTSLKLVHLEGNLLRQLHTDTFVTLRYIDIFKTSTIKQISLSDNQLSSLPKDMFSYMTELEGIYLHGNPWSCDCKLEWLRDWAQQSRDIIKCKKDRSGKQCPLCASPRKNYAKTLTEISFEDMACIKPTIDKIYKVKNATTTEEGGSIAVSSKDFIAPMGSLILNMTDQYGNEANLACSVQKPTNMSQLTMDTKSDYSSLRTTFSSFLVCNIDYDHIQKLWGILAMYSDSPMKLKRDLLLTKTPFISYKYKQSTSNDEVFTDIEAELRTEPNWLMQDVVTLQLDRTATTLSTLHIRFMVDVYITLHNVPEQLFKTGWVMITKDNQTKTEYSAVIGGTVEIDCKVLGEPTPAIEWILPDGSKIRAPYESEEGRITITKSGKFILKSADSFDTGVYHCIATNYIDADVLSFRITVVSGDVEEQFVNGVELSVSAGDHINLPCGSSGIPDASVNWILPDHSVLYQPSRNKIILANGTLQIQVISERDSGHFRCLAANQYGLDILTHRVLVKETQIGVIIKETENDDGSGNEDNEELSKQSAMGRVTAQKQIPVHIQPGHILTRKGSKTHRNIAIQRRNKISRRLRGQRRQFTQSNRRIDPLRWTEILEKTKQNAKKPKIETKIFESSLKEEYIVGRASGDLEESSGEELLPVKENFFILTTRHSSLTTLNVAPTTKTVTDSKTLQTQPTKTMPTLSPNRTKTETLANQMANTSQIQPTTHSILNNTYIELISKPQPTSSGLYAALKDVTTTSLLGNTAMLHHGRPQVINNELTTAFNSLTVTPQTVITSSSSTSRYIYTTSSNVITTPVTPSYVHTTSQQGTTAYTMPEYSHISTQGISTNPSTTSNYFNYPSQNVLKKTPLKYNISSTLVPNIIMNPTTPSNDLPLTLKDRLIYQPTTSSYLQETSQNEINKPLTTQYEKLSFRPKGIFPYQSTTSSFLQGTSQNVISKPTSTPNVKLHFTTKVIEPYQPTTPSYLYETSQYVLSKPQTTPSNNLSFSPKVWGTTIYSYLQETPKPVISKLQTLLDKYKDILHTNQTKNRPLNPLTKPFVSTSPVKPEDKVFSTPPLQISGGQQDPITKVFNKDSYNFGHSSTTVQIKTDIPETTSKPAMENVLYSKTKTIIETNNSTKKVPNFTETKNKAEEENAITVDSSTKSSAKLFLSETEIGPIYFHTTQKIISPQLPVGSKIITHQQIQIVKEVTPYMPTAKRYGRRRISGKRRIVRPDRIPNIKSYFSVVKSNLKDYTTTTTYSTSLEPSKQKQMLYSTYPPEISTTTERTLTTISSDPFVNKNPTQKGLTNKVKTTITNNHGIFSKFDNPITLGTVKENMSTLPTHQVHITKKTHLTTQVPGTMLPVSNREYVLATSAQSTTKPRTTSKVLRRKIPWHKLFGNNSNIQKEILKKLRKNSELTSASTTISTTIKLPLTVTSPILKEFTSTETTPSTMSNLQYSTSITMTSSPKTQAKSTLILDILLPDIFHLTSSNAATTLGYHNMTPTSKTKYFTSPTSSSTMDKAVKRKFFRKRPRKKTFLNKPINLDMWKLAKSRISNNTQYKLRSSELKDNTASSRASIHKEMTTSQGITQLPQLLMKKTSNYPHTAFYSSKANDNLLPTIKNDIWNKTSNPLKSFSDEKSKMTMGKKYFTSYEQAMTTESQFKDTFITTQQETKQTLPYEQDIIPSTLVPTLKTYEITTKEAIQSPLPVKKATQRPSIFAEKKTIQSLENRPNLESAETAVRITTSTNIMKYSENYTPSLAKQRHGKKIGLEKPVAITTTTVSLLSTDSTTQNSRSKPRIIGGKAASFTVLANSDAFIPCEASGNPPPTILWTKVSSGTFVTKTRRVNKMEVFMNGTLSISSVGIHDGGQYLCVANNQLGSDRLLVTLSVITYPPRIFQGRSREITVHSGNSVNINCQAEGRPFPTITWTLKNETIPFGTSTSNRKIFVQQDGTLIIKDVTIYDRGIYICLATNLAGDDTFTVKIQVIAAPPVIVEEKRQTVLAAPGENLKIPCTARGNPQPTVHWVVFDGTKVKPLQYVNAKLFLFSNGTLYIRNVASTDSGNYECIATSSTGSERRVVNLMVEQSDTFPKITDASPKTTEMNFGDKLVLNCTATGEPKPRIIWRLPSKAVVDQWHRMGSRIHVFPNGSLFVDSVNDKDAGDYLCVARNKMGDDVILMKVSVTMKPAKIIQKQQLAKQVPYGKDFKVDCKASGSPLPEISWTLPDGTMINNILQADDSGRRKRRYVLFDNGTLYLNKVGIAEEGDYTCYAENKLGRDEMKVHITVVTAAPQIKLNMNTRHAAKAGESVILDCEANGEPKPKIFWLLPSSDMIAVSHDRYLLHENGSLTVSQVKLLDAGEYMCVARNPAGDDTKLLRLEVLAKPPIINGLYSNRTIIKDTAIKHSRKLIDCTAEGAAPLQVMWIMPDNIYLTAPYQGSRIVVHKNGTLEIRNIRPSDTAEFTCVARNDGGESMLVVKLEVLEMLRRPMFKNPFNEKVIAKSSKMAILNCFAEGNPSPEIMWLLPNGTRFLNGPSISKYHAGSNGTFIIYNPTKDDAGKYRCAARNKVGYIEKLIILEVGQKPNILTHPRGSIKGIIGESLSLHCLSDGIPRPSVTWIMPSGYVIDRPQVQGRYKLLDNGTLVIQETAIHDRGNYQCKSKNYAGEAAINVAVVVVAYPPRITNKPPQTIHTRAGSAVRLNCMAIGIPKPDIFWELPDLSVLSTASQGSLTGTELLHPQGTLVIQSPQTSDSGIYKCIAKNSLGTDMSKTYLNVISRSN comes from the exons ATATAACAGCCTTAGGAAGCTTGAAGAAACTGATTTCTCTGGTTTACAGAAACTGGAGCTGCTGATGTTGCATAGCAATGAGATCCAAGCAATTCATGAAAGAGCTTTTAATGACCTGTCTTCACTGCAG GTTTTGAAAATGAGCTACAATAAAGTGAAATCATTCCACAAAAATACGTTTCATGTGCTTAAGAATTTGGTGAGGCTACACATGGATCACAATAAACTAGAATTCATAAATCCTGAATCATTTTATGGGCTGACATCACTAAAACTGGTCCATTTGGAAGGAAACCTGCTCAGACAACTTCACACAGATACATTTGTGACTTTgcgatatatagatatattcaaAACGTcaactataaaacaaataagtCTTTCTGACAACCAGCTTTCATCACTACCAAAAGATATGTTCTCATATATGACTGAATTAGAAGGAATTTATCTCCACGGAAATCCATGGTCTTGTGATTGTAAGCTTGAGTGGCTAAGAGATTGGGCACAACAATCTAGAG ACATAATTAAATGCAAGAAGGATCGTTCAGGTAAACAATGTCCACTTTGTGCTTCTCCaagaaaaaattatgcaaaaacacttactgaaatttcatttgaagaTATGGCATGTATTAAACCAACCATTGATAAAATCTATAAAGTAAAAAATGCTACCACAACAGAAGAAGGCGGATCTATTGCTGTATCATCTAAAGATTTCATAGCACCTATGGGCTCCCTTATCCTAAATATGACTGACCAATATGGAAATGAAGCAAATTTGGCTTGCAGCGTTCAAAAACCAACAAACATGTCCCAGTTAACTATGGATACAAAATCAGATTATTCATCACTGAGGACTACATTCTCTTCTTTTCTTGTTTGTAACATAGACTATGATCATATTCAAAAGTTATGGGGCATACTGGCAATGTACAGTGATTCTCCAATGAAACTCAAAAGAGATCTCCTGCTTACAAAAACTCCATTTATTAGTTACAAATACAAACAATCTACATCAAATGATGAAGTCTTTACTGACATTGAAGCAGAACTTAGAACTGAACCAAACTGGTTGATGCAGGATGTGGTTACATTACAATTAGACAGAACAGCAACAACTCTCAGCACATTACACATTAGGTTTATGGTTGATGTCTATATTACATTGCATAATGTTCCTGAACAACTTTTTAAAACTGGTTGGGTCATGATAACAAAGGATAACCAAACCAAGACAGAATATTCAGCAGTAATTGGAGGTACTGTAGAAATAGATTGTAAAGTTTTAGGGGAACCAACTCCTGCTATCGAGTGGATTCTTCCTGATGGAAGTAAAATTAGGGCACCATATGAAAGTGAAGAGGGGAGAATAACAATTACAAAAAGTGGAAAATTTATACTCAAGTCTGCCGACAGTTTTGACACTGGTGTTTACCATTGCATTGCTACTAATTATATTGATGCAGATGTTCTATCCTTCAGAATTACTGTTGTCAGTGGTGATGTTGAAGAACAATTTGTCAATGGAGTTGAGCTTTCAGTGAGTGCTGGAGATCACATTAACCTACCATGTGGATCAAGTGGTATTCCTGATGCATCTGTTAATTGGATTTTGCCAGATCACTCAGTCCTGTACCAACCTTCAAGAAACAAGATTATATTGGCTAATGGGACATTACAAATACAAGTCATATCAGAAAGAGACAGTGGTCATTTTAGATGTTTAGCAGCTAATCAGTATGGACTTGATATATTGACACACAGAGTGCTTGTTAAAGAGACACAAATTGGTGTCataattaaagaaacagaaaatgatGATGGATCTGGAAATGAAGATAATGAAGAACTTAGTAAACAGTCAGCTATGGGAAGAGTCACAGCACAAAAGCAAATCCCAGTACACATCCAACCTGGGCATATTTTAACTAGAAAAGGTTCAAAAACACACAGGAATatagccattcaaagaagaaataaaataagcAGAAGACTGAGGGGACAAAGACGACAATTTACTCAGAGTAACAGGAGGATTGATCCTCTCCGTTGGACAGAAAtcttagaaaaaacaaaacaaaatgcaaaaaaacccaaaatagaAACCAAAATATTTGAAAGTTCATTAAAAGAAGAATATATTGTTGGAAGGGCCTCAGGTGATCTGGAGGAATCCTCTGGTGAAGAACTTCTTCCAGTGAAAGAAAATTTCTTCATATTAACAACAAGGCATTCATCTCTTACTACATTAAATGTAGCACCTACAACTAAAACAGTTACAGACTCTAAAACATTACAGACACAACCAACAAAAACAATGCCAACACTGAGTCCAAATAGAACCAAAACAGAAACCTTGGCGAATCAGATGGCAAATACTTCTCAAATTCAACCAACAACACATAGTATTTTAAATAACACATACATAGAACTAATTTCAAAACCTCAACCTACTTCTAGTGGTTTGTATGCAGCACTGAAGGATGTTACAACTACCTCATTATTAGGAAATACAGCAATGTTGCACCATGGGAGACCACAAGTTATTAACAATGAATTAACAACTGCATTTAATTCTCTAACAGTTACACCGCAAACAGTAATTACTAGTTCATCATCTACCAGTAGATACATATATACCACATCATCAAATGTCATAACAACTCCAGTAACACCTAGTTATGTTCATACTACATCTCAGCAAGGTACTACAGCCTACACTATGCCAGAGTACTCACACATTTCTACTCAAGGTATAAGTACTAATCCAAGCACCACgtctaattattttaattatccctcacaaaatgttttgaagaaaaccccattaaaatacaatatatctaGTACTTTGGTTCCTAATATTATAATGAACCCAACAACACCTTCTAATGATTTGCCTTTGACACTAAAAGACAGGTTAATTTACCAACCAACTACATCAAGTTACTTACAAGAAACATCTCAGAATGAAATAAACAAACCACTTACTACACAGTATGAAAAATTGTCTTTTAGACCCAAAGGTATCTTCCCCTATCAGTCCACTACTTCTAGCTTCTTACAAGGAACATCTCAAAATGTTATTAGCAAGCCAACGTCAACTCCAAATGTGAAACTACATTTTACAACCAAAGTAATAGAACCTTATCAACCAACTACACCTAGCTACTTATATGAAACTTCTCAATATGTTTTAAGCAAACCTCAAACAACTCCATCTAATAATCTGTCTTTTTCACCCAAAGTTTGGGGAACCACTATATATAGCTATTTACAGGAAACTCCTAAACCTGTTATAAGCAAACTGCAAACTTTGTTGGACAAATATAAAGATATTCTGCATACGAACCAAACTAAAAATAGGCCTCTGAATCCTTTAACTAAACCATTTGTTAGTACATCACCAGTAAAACCTGAAGACAAAGTCTTTAGTACACCACCTTTACAGATATCTGGTGGACAACAGGATCCTATCACTAAAGTTTTCAATAAGGACAGTTATAATTTTGGTCATTCCTCAACCACTGTGCAGATAAAAACAGACATACCTGAAACAACATCTAAACCTGCCATGGAAAACGTGCTATATTCAAAGACCAAGACTATTATAGAAACAAATAATTCAACTAAAAAAGTTCCTAATTTTACAGAGACAAAAAATAAAGCTGAAGAGGAAAATGCTATAACAGTTGATTCTTCAACCAAGTCAAGTGCTAAACTTTTTCTTTCAGAAACAGAGATTGGTCCCATTTACTTCCACACTACACAAAAAATAATCTCACCACAACTTCCAGTAGGCTCTAAAATTATTACACATCAACAGATTCAGATAGTAAAAGAGGTCACACCATATATGCCAACAGCAAAACGTTATGGACGGAGAAGAATTTCTGGCAAAAGAAGAATTGTAAGACCAGACCGCATTCCAAATATCAAGTCTTACTTTTCAGTTGTAAAGTCAAATTTAAAAGActatacaacaacaacaacatattCTACAAGTTTGGAACCaagtaaacaaaaacaaatgctgtatTCTACATATCCTCCAGAAATATCTACAACCACTGAGCGTACTTTGACCACAATTTCATCAGATCCATTTGTGAATAAGAACCCTACTCAAAAAGGTCTAACAAACAAAGTAAAAACAACTATAACAAATAATCatggaatattttctaaattTGATAACCCAATAACACTTGGAACAGTCAAAGAAAACATGTCAACCTTACCTACTCATCAAGTTCacatcacaaaaaaaacacacctgACAACCCAAGTTCCAGGAACAATGCTGCCTGTGTCAAACAGAGAATACGTTCTCGCTACATCAGCCCAATCCACCACAAAACCTAGAACTACTTCAAAAGTATTAAGGAGAAAAATTCCTTGGCACAAATTGTTTGGAAACAACTCAAACATTCAAAAAGAGATATTAAAGAAGTTAAGAAAAAATTCAGAGCTAACATCAGCAAGTACAACAATAAGTACAACAATAAAACTACCTTTAACTGTAACATCACCCATTTTAAAAGAATTTACATCCACAGAAACCACCCCTTCAACTATGAGCaatttacagtacagtacatcAATAACAATGACAAGCAGCCCTAAAACACAGGCTAAGTCAACTCTAATACTAGACATTCTTTTGCCAGACATCTTTCATTTAACCAGTTCTAATGCTGCTACCACATTAGGATATCACAATATGACACCTACTTCAAAAACAAAGTATTTTACATCTCCAACATCATCCTCAACTATGGACAAGGCAGTTAAGCGAAAATTCTTCAGAAAGAGACCACggaagaaaacttttttaaacaaGCCAATAAATTTGGACATGTGGAAACTAGCAAAATCCAGAATATCTAACAACACACAATATAAATTGAGGTCTTCAGAACTAAAGGATAACACAGCCAGTAGTAGAGCCAGTATTCATAAAGAAATGACCACATCTCAGGGAATTACTCAACTTCCACAACTTCTAATGAAGAAGACTAGTAATTATCCACATACTGCATTTTATTCTAGCAAAGCCAATGATAATTTGCTACCCACAATAAAAAATGATATTTGGAATAAAACTTCAAATCCCCTGAAATCATTTTCAGATGAAAAGTCAAAAATGACAAtgggaaaaaagtattttactaGTTATGAACAAGCAATGACTACAGAAAGCCAGTTTAAAGATACTTTTATAACCACTCAACAAGAGACAAAACAAACTTTACCCTATGAACAGGACATTATACCAAGCACGTTGGTTCCAACCTTAAAAACCTATGAGATTACTACCAAAGAGGCCATCCAATCACCCCTACCAGTAAAGAAAGCCACTCAAAGGCCATCtatatttgcagagaaaaaaacaatccAGAGTTTGGAAAATAGGCCTAATCTGGAATCTGCAGAAACAGCTGTAAGGATTACAACTTCAACCAATATAATGAAATATTCTGAAAACTACACCCCTTCATTGGCTAAACAACGACATGGCAAGAAAATTGGATTAGAAAAGCCAGTGGCTATAACAACAACCACAGTTAGCCTTCTCAGTACAGATTCTACAACACAAAACAGCAGGTCAAAGCCTAGAATAATTGGAGGAAAAGCAGCAAGTTTCACAGTATTGGCTAATTCTGATGCTTTCATCCCATGCGAAGCCAGTGGGAATCCACCGCCAACAATTCTTTGGACAAAAGTATCATCAG GTACTTTTGTAACGAAAACAAGACGAGTAAACAAAATGGAGGTTTTTATGAATGGTACCCTCAGCATCTCAAGTGTTGGCATACATGATGGTGGACAGTATCTTTGTGTGGCCAATAATCAGCTTGGCTCAGATCGTCTGCTTGTCACGCTGTCAGTGATAACTTACCCTCCAAGGATCTTTCAGGGGAGATCAAGAGAGATTACAGTACACTCAGGAAACTCAGTCAATATAAATTGTCAGGCTGAAGGTAGACCTTTTCCCACAATTACATGGACTTTAAAAAATGAGACCATTCCCTTTGGAACATCTACAAGCAATCGTAAGATATTTGTGCAACAAGACGGTACTCTCATAATCAAGGATGTAACCATATATGATCGAGGGATTTACATATGCTTAGCTACCAACCTAGCAGGAGATGATACATTTACAGTAAAGATTCAAGTGATTGCTGCTCCTCCAGTTATTGTGGAAGAAAAACGTCAGACTGTTCTAGCTGCTCCTGGGGAGAATCTAAAGATTCCTTGCACAGCTAGAGGAAACCCTCAACCTACAGTACACTGGGTCGTTTTTGATGGTACAAAAGTTAAACCGTTGCAATACGTAAAtgcaaaactgtttcttttttctaATGGAACACTTTACATAAGAAATGTGGCTTCAACAGACAGTGGGAATTATGAATGTATTGCAACCAGTTCAACTGGGTCTGAAAGAAGAGTGGTTAATCTCATGGTTGAGCAAAGCGATACTTTTCCTAAAATAACTGATGCATCTCCAAAAACTACCGAGATGAACTTTGGAGACAAACTCGTGCTGAACTGCACTGCAACAGGGGAACCAAAGCCAAGGATAATATGGCGATTGCCATCAAAAGCAGTGGTAGATCAGTGGCACAG aATGGGAAGTCGAATTCATGTGTTTCCAAATGGTTCCCTATTTGTGGATTCTGTGAATGATAAAGATGCAGGAGACTACTTATGTGTGGCAAGGAATAAAATGGGAGATGACGTTATATTAATGAAAGTCAGTGTGACAATGAAACCAgcgaaaattattcaaaaacaacaGCTCGCCAAGCAAGTGCCATATGGTAAAGATTTTAAAGTGGACTGCAAGGCTTCAGGGTCTCCACTGCCTGAAATATCTTGGACCTTGCCAGATGGTACCATGATAAATAATATTCTCCAAGCTGACGATAGTGGAAGGAGAAAACGTAGATACGTTCTCTTTGACAATGGAACTTTGTACCTAAACAAAGTAGGCATAGCCGAGGAAGGTGATTATACTTGCTATGCTGAAAATAAACTAGGACGAGATGAAATGAAGGTTCACATAACTGTGGTTACAGCTGCGCCACAAATTAAGTTAAATATGAATACAAGACATGCAGCAAAGGCAGGAGAAAGTGTGATTTTAGACTGTGAGGCAAATGGAGAAccaaaaccaaaaatattttggTTGCTTCCCTCCAGTGATATGATAGCAGTATCTCATGACAGATATTTATTGCATGAAAATGGATCTTTGACAGTAAGCCAAGTTAAATTATTAGATGCTGGGGAATACATGTGTGTAGCACGCAACCCTGCAGGTGATGATACAAAGCTTCTCAGATTAGAGGTACTTGCAAAACCCCCAATTATCAATGGTCTATATTCAAACAGAACTATAATTAAGGACACTGCCATTAAACACTCTAGAAAATTAATTGACTGTACAGCTGAAGGGGCTGCCCCACTTCAGGTTATGTGGATAATGCCAGATAACATTTATTTAACTGCGCCATACCAGGGAAGTAGGATAGTGGTCCACAAAAATGGAACTTTAGAAATTCGGAACATAAGACCTTCAGATACAGCAGAATTTACTTGTGTTGCTCGCAATGATGGAGGTGAAAGCATGCTTGTGGTTAAGCTGGAGGTACTAGAGATGCTTAGACGGCCTATGTTCAAAAATCcgtttaatgaaaaagttattgcTAAGTCAAGCAAAATGGCAATATTAAATTGCTTTGCTGAGGGAAATCCTTCTCCGGAAATAATGTGGCTTCTGCCAAATGGCACACGGTTTTTAAATGGGCCATCAATTTCAAAATACCATGCAGGAAGCAATGgaacttttattatttacaacCCAACCAAAGATGATGCAGGAAAATATCGATGTGCGGCTAGAAATAAAGTGGGCTATATTGAAAAGCTTATTATTTTGGAGGTTGGTCAAAAGCCTAATATACTTACACATCCTAGAGGGTCAATTAAGGGCATCATTGGAGAATCATTGTCTTTACATTGTCTTTCTGATGGAATACCTAGACCAAGTGTTACCTGGATAATGCCAAGTGGATATGTTATTGATAGACCACAAGTTCAAGGGAGGTACAAGTTACTTGACAATGGAACGTTGGTTATTCAAGAAACAGCAATACATGACCGTGGAAACTACCAGTGTAAGTCCAAGAATTATGCAGGTGAGGCAGCTATTAATGTTGCAGTTGTGGTTGTAGCATATCCTCCAAGGATTACAAACAAGCCTCCACAGACTATCCATACGAGGGCAGGCTCTGCTGTACGTCTCAACTGCATGGCCATTGGGATACCCAAACCAGACATATTCTGGGAGCTGCCAGATCTCTCTGTATTATCAACAGCAAGTCAAGGAAGCCTTACTGGAACAGAACTTCTTCATCCTCAAGGTACATTAGTAATTCAGAGCCCTCAAACTTCAGATTCTGGAATATATAAATGCATAGCGAAAAATTCTCTTGGCACTGACATGAGTAAAACATACTTAAATGTAATCTCACGGAGTAATTAA